One window of Saprospiraceae bacterium genomic DNA carries:
- the mnmG gene encoding tRNA uridine-5-carboxymethylaminomethyl(34) synthesis enzyme MnmG — protein MFKPYDVIVVGAGHAGCEAAAAAANMGCQVLLVTMNMQTIAQMSCNPAMGGVAKGQIVREIDAMGGYSGIVTDETRVQFRMLNRSKGPAMWSPRAQSDRNLFARKWRILLEAHPLIDFWQDMVKGLLVKENRVHGVITGLGQHIEAKTVILTNGTFLNGLIHIGEKQFGGGRAGENAAKGITEQLVSLGFESGRMKTGTPPRLDGRTIDYSQTEIQEGDVKTSRFSFLETELPEKQLNCHITYTNPEVHEILRTGFAQSPMFTGRIQGLGPRYCPSIEDKIDRFSDRDRHQLFIEPEGWDTHEIYINGFSSSLPEEVQFKALQKIPGLQNVKMFRPGYAIEYDYFPPTQLSLSLETHLLKNLYFAGQINGTTGYEEAACQGFMAGINAALRVKDQEALILTRADAYIGVLIDDLVNKGTEEPYRMFTSRAEYRILLRQDNADRRLTPIAQKIGMQNLESRIQRLNQKEQGIQFIRTQLQKISLNPDEVNPYLESIGSSPIEIKSKLSQLLSRPNVNLSDLSKLNPAFLDELNQFDLETVECAEIELKYEGYIKKEQELVDKMSRLENVKLNDTFDYHSIPALSNEAKSKLKRIKPSSIGQASRISGVSPADISILLVYLGR, from the coding sequence ATGTTTAAACCCTATGATGTAATTGTTGTCGGTGCCGGCCATGCTGGATGCGAGGCTGCAGCTGCAGCTGCCAATATGGGCTGTCAGGTACTTTTAGTTACCATGAATATGCAAACCATCGCTCAAATGTCATGCAATCCTGCAATGGGTGGTGTTGCGAAAGGTCAAATTGTGCGGGAAATAGACGCAATGGGAGGCTATTCCGGTATCGTTACAGATGAAACCAGGGTCCAGTTTAGAATGTTAAATCGCTCAAAAGGGCCTGCAATGTGGAGTCCCCGGGCACAATCGGATCGGAACTTATTTGCCAGAAAATGGAGAATTCTTTTGGAAGCCCATCCGCTCATCGATTTTTGGCAAGACATGGTTAAAGGCTTGCTAGTCAAAGAAAATAGGGTACATGGCGTTATAACTGGTTTAGGTCAGCACATTGAAGCCAAAACCGTGATTTTAACCAATGGCACCTTTTTGAATGGTCTAATTCATATTGGGGAAAAACAATTTGGAGGAGGACGGGCTGGTGAAAATGCTGCAAAAGGCATTACTGAACAATTGGTAAGCCTGGGTTTTGAAAGTGGGCGAATGAAAACCGGCACACCTCCACGATTGGATGGTCGAACCATCGATTACAGCCAAACTGAGATTCAAGAAGGAGATGTTAAGACTTCCCGATTTTCTTTTCTGGAAACTGAGCTACCCGAAAAGCAACTTAATTGCCATATTACGTATACGAACCCTGAAGTCCATGAAATTTTACGAACAGGATTTGCTCAAAGCCCAATGTTTACAGGAAGAATTCAAGGATTGGGGCCGAGGTATTGCCCTTCTATAGAAGATAAAATCGATCGCTTTTCAGATAGGGACCGACACCAGCTGTTTATTGAACCTGAAGGCTGGGATACGCATGAAATTTATATTAACGGATTTTCCTCTTCGCTACCAGAAGAAGTGCAATTCAAAGCCCTACAAAAAATTCCAGGATTGCAAAACGTGAAAATGTTTCGTCCAGGTTATGCCATTGAATACGATTACTTTCCACCTACCCAACTTTCTTTAAGTCTTGAAACCCATTTATTAAAAAACCTTTACTTCGCTGGTCAAATTAATGGGACAACAGGATATGAAGAAGCCGCATGTCAAGGTTTTATGGCTGGAATCAATGCAGCACTACGCGTCAAAGATCAGGAAGCCCTGATCCTCACAAGGGCGGATGCCTATATCGGTGTTTTGATTGATGATCTGGTTAATAAAGGGACTGAAGAGCCCTATCGCATGTTTACTTCCCGCGCAGAATACCGGATTTTATTACGCCAAGACAATGCAGACAGAAGACTTACTCCCATTGCTCAAAAGATTGGAATGCAAAATTTAGAATCCCGCATCCAACGGTTAAACCAAAAGGAACAAGGAATTCAATTCATCAGAACTCAATTGCAAAAAATTTCTTTAAATCCAGATGAAGTAAATCCATATCTGGAATCCATTGGTTCATCTCCCATTGAAATAAAATCTAAATTATCCCAACTATTAAGCAGACCAAATGTAAATTTATCTGATTTGTCAAAATTAAATCCAGCCTTTCTCGATGAATTAAATCAATTTGATTTAGAAACGGTAGAATGTGCAGAAATTGAATTAAAATACGAAGGGTATATTAAAAAAGAACAGGAATTGGTTGACAAGATGTCAAGACTTGAAAATGTCAAACTCAATGATACATTTGATTATCATTCGATCCCTGCATTAAGCAATGAAGCTAAATCAAAACTCAAACGAATTAAACCTTCATCCATCGGTCAGGCCAGTCGAATCAGTGGTGTTTCACCTGCTGATATATCTATTCTTTTGGTTTATTTAGGAAGGTAA
- a CDS encoding YceI family protein — MFRIHVVFQLTCIFFLLSACKQNTSVTNPQSNEQGTLHTSSDSFQIDTAQSIIYWMGKSPSGAHNGRLNFKSGILFGGNLQIQSADLLIDMNTIRNLDIEDASDRNKLDEHLKNEDFFNVTQFPDAKLKVDKINEIKDSVNNAMISGTLTIKGVSNPIVVNGKIDYSNDGVLITIPEFLIDRTNYNIMYSSKKILATLKDGFIHDEIALSVKIVAKKI; from the coding sequence ATGTTTAGAATTCATGTTGTTTTTCAATTGACATGTATATTTTTTTTATTGAGTGCGTGTAAACAAAACACAAGTGTAACCAATCCGCAATCAAATGAGCAGGGCACTTTGCATACAAGTTCTGATTCATTTCAAATTGATACAGCTCAAAGTATTATTTACTGGATGGGTAAATCGCCTTCAGGCGCTCACAATGGGCGTTTAAATTTTAAGTCGGGCATATTATTTGGAGGCAATTTACAAATTCAATCAGCTGATTTGTTGATTGATATGAATACCATTCGCAATTTAGATATTGAAGATGCATCCGACCGAAATAAGTTGGATGAACATTTAAAAAATGAGGATTTTTTTAATGTGACTCAATTCCCGGATGCAAAATTGAAAGTTGATAAAATAAACGAAATCAAAGATTCTGTAAACAATGCGATGATTTCCGGTACCCTTACGATTAAAGGGGTAAGTAATCCAATTGTTGTAAACGGTAAAATCGATTATTCCAACGACGGTGTTTTAATTACAATCCCAGAGTTTTTAATTGACCGTACAAACTACAATATCATGTATAGTTCGAAAAAGATTTTAGCCACCTTAAAGGATGGATTTATTCATGATGAGATCGCTTTAAGTGTTAAGATAGTAGCGAAAAAAATTTAA
- a CDS encoding MerR family transcriptional regulator: MAIYSIADLEMLTGIKAHTIRIWEKRYGIINPKRTQTNIRFYDDQDLKNLANIALLNQKGYKISLISEMPPQEIESLVANISDVEVFNKDSLDALTLSILQLNEKKFTHLLNTNIHQMGFEMTFNQILMPFLDKLNTMWLSGSIKKVHEEFVNRIIKKKLVHELCHLENQEQDYNTCFLMFLPPDEKQELNQYFVELFIRRNHFRAIDLGSDLNPTDILDGIQIIKPQFLFTIIHEESSIKFIEELVACLNEIQDPPILLLTGYFSEHFSDQTKCVRITRGFEELEQFIKTLKEISCICKK, from the coding sequence ATGGCAATATACTCTATAGCGGATCTTGAAATGTTGACGGGAATCAAAGCCCATACGATCCGTATCTGGGAAAAGCGCTATGGAATTATCAACCCAAAAAGAACCCAGACCAATATCCGGTTTTATGATGATCAGGATCTTAAAAACCTGGCCAATATTGCTTTACTCAATCAAAAGGGATATAAAATTTCGCTTATATCTGAAATGCCTCCTCAGGAGATTGAATCCCTTGTTGCGAATATCAGCGATGTAGAGGTTTTTAATAAGGATTCATTGGATGCGTTGACATTATCTATCTTGCAACTCAACGAAAAAAAATTTACACACCTGTTAAACACTAACATTCACCAGATGGGATTTGAAATGACATTCAATCAAATCTTGATGCCGTTTCTGGATAAATTGAATACCATGTGGTTGAGTGGAAGTATAAAAAAAGTACATGAGGAATTTGTAAATCGGATTATAAAGAAAAAATTGGTTCATGAACTCTGTCATTTAGAAAATCAAGAACAGGATTACAATACCTGTTTTTTGATGTTTTTACCTCCGGATGAAAAACAGGAACTCAATCAGTATTTTGTAGAGTTGTTCATTCGAAGAAATCATTTTAGGGCAATTGATTTAGGATCAGATTTAAATCCAACTGATATTTTAGATGGGATTCAAATAATTAAGCCTCAATTTTTATTTACCATCATTCATGAGGAAAGTTCTATAAAATTTATTGAAGAATTAGTAGCTTGTTTAAATGAAATTCAAGACCCTCCAATATTATTATTAACAGGATATTTTTCTGAACATTTTTCAGATCAAACAAAATGTGTTCGGATCACAAGGGGATTTGAAGAATTGGAACAATTTATTAAAACCTTGAAAGAGATTAGTTGTATTTGTAAAAAATAA
- the bshA gene encoding N-acetyl-alpha-D-glucosaminyl L-malate synthase BshA → MNIGIVCYPTYGGSGVVATELGMALARKGHKVHFISYRRPARLGHFLPNVFYHEVAPFEYPLFDFKPMDTALASKIVDVALYENLDVLHVHYAIPHATIGYLAREILRSKNKALPFVTTLHGTDITLVGADRSFFPVVEFSINQSNAVTAVSQALKNQTHDTFDIQKNIIVIPNFIDFDRFTKKPNPELRLKFAFENEKILMHVSNFRKVKRVEDVLAVFKMVNQQLPSKLVLIGDGPERPRMEMLSREWGISHEVCFLGKQDNVEELLAISDLFLLPSEHESFGLAALEAMACEVPIIASNIGGLTEVILQGKTGYACPVADVAEMSDKAIYILSDPDRHAAFRLAAFNRAKDFDIHQILPMYEDTYYECRVEG, encoded by the coding sequence TTGAATATAGGCATTGTGTGCTACCCTACCTATGGAGGAAGCGGTGTAGTAGCTACTGAATTGGGGATGGCCTTGGCCAGAAAAGGTCATAAGGTACATTTTATCAGTTACCGGCGGCCTGCAAGATTGGGGCATTTTCTACCGAATGTATTTTATCACGAAGTAGCTCCTTTCGAATATCCATTATTCGATTTTAAACCCATGGATACTGCCTTGGCCAGCAAGATCGTGGATGTGGCTCTGTATGAAAATCTGGATGTCTTACATGTCCATTATGCCATCCCACATGCAACCATTGGATATCTGGCTCGCGAAATACTTCGTTCAAAAAACAAAGCCCTTCCATTTGTAACGACCTTACATGGCACGGACATAACTTTAGTGGGCGCAGACCGATCTTTTTTCCCTGTAGTTGAATTTAGCATTAATCAATCCAATGCAGTTACTGCAGTTTCACAAGCTTTAAAAAATCAAACCCACGATACCTTTGATATTCAAAAAAATATCATCGTTATCCCAAATTTTATTGACTTTGATCGGTTTACTAAAAAACCGAATCCAGAATTGCGATTGAAATTTGCTTTCGAAAATGAAAAAATTCTTATGCACGTTTCTAATTTTAGAAAAGTGAAACGCGTTGAAGATGTTCTTGCTGTTTTTAAAATGGTCAATCAACAACTTCCTTCCAAACTGGTTTTGATCGGTGATGGTCCGGAACGACCTCGAATGGAAATGTTGAGTCGTGAGTGGGGAATCAGTCATGAAGTTTGTTTTTTAGGCAAGCAGGATAATGTTGAAGAACTGTTAGCGATCTCCGATTTATTTTTACTTCCATCTGAACACGAAAGTTTCGGTTTAGCAGCTTTGGAAGCAATGGCATGTGAAGTTCCCATTATTGCGTCAAACATTGGTGGCTTAACCGAAGTGATTCTACAAGGCAAAACCGGCTATGCTTGTCCGGTAGCCGATGTAGCTGAAATGTCGGATAAAGCAATTTACATTTTATCCGATCCAGATCGCCATGCAGCATTTCGACTTGCTGCATTCAATCGGGCAAAAGATTTTGATATCCATCAAATATTACCTATGTATGAAGATACCTATTATGAATGTAGGGTGGAAGGCTAG